The Glycine max cultivar Williams 82 chromosome 17, Glycine_max_v4.0, whole genome shotgun sequence genome contains the following window.
TTCCATTCCAAGTAACTAAAGTGAAGGACATGAAAGCTTTTGCTGCATGGTAAAGTAGGTTTGtcttttcatataaaattagcTTTGCTTGTTCCATTTGACTCATTGACTGCACTGGCTTTAGGGAATGTTTGGATAGTATATACAACCAATAACCTATGTGGATCAGTAGAGCTGAAATGATACATATTCAATTATTAGCATAGGGGTTGTagctttcattttaaattttcttttgtatattaAATAAGTATATTTTCAATTGCTAGGACAAATGAAGTGGCTCtctgcatacatatattttcaattttcggaaatctttcaaaaaccatTAAAATATATGGTCCTTGCTCTTCTGCATGGGTAGGAGAAGCTGGAGAGGCATACAACAGTGGTGGCAATCATGTTTCTAACAGATTTTTAAACAGCTTTTGGTGGATAAAATTGGTTGTCCAATCCTTCcatcatttttttgttcttttttaatttctaaaggaTGGATTATGATGTTTTTTCTGTTATATTTAGCAAAACATGTTGCTAAATATAAAATTGGTTCTCTTTTAAATTGGTTGTGATTTATTGtaagttttgaaatttaaatggcTCAGGTACTTAGATCAATTTGGAATAGCATCCTGCTACAGCACTAAAGTCTATTGCAGGCAGACTTTAATTGGAGGGAACTATGGCCTTCTCAATACCACCACCTTTGCTCCCAATCCTGACTACTACAGGTAAGTACTAATTGAAAATTGCAACAAACAAAAAGAgcatacttttttttccttgaaggTTACTTGAAGATTTCTGGTGATTATTACATCATGTTTGAACATATCTAATCCTAGGTTCTGGCATAGTTTCTAAACAGTGCAGTTTTGTGGCATCGGTTAATGGGAAAGAAGGTTCTTGCGGTCTCAAGTGATGTTCATATTAAAGACTTTTACCAATAATTAGGAAatgtaagtagaagttaatgacttttacctacagttgaAGATGATAGGTACATATTAAAGAATTTTACCTACAGGTAGGAAAtgttaatgacttttacctacacattATACATAGTAGGTAAAACCTATAGTGATAGACAATTAGCCGTCATTATACGCCCCCTCAAAGTTGACAGAAGAAACGTTCGTAGGACAAAGTCTATCATACATTTGgctatgaattttttatttacagtgACAGTTTTTGTCTGTAGGTataggtcatttttcttgtagtttgGTCCTTCAAAGGAGTcccaaattaaataacaatttgtATCATTCACACAAACAAGGTATACATATACTTATGATCTAATAGCTACATTCAACGATTTTATTACCTTTGTCCGCATCTATATATACTTCCCTAGTGACACTCCAATATTACAAATGATACAACACATATTCCTGCATACCATAAGGgataaatttcataattgacTGCCCATGGCACAGTTCCCATCTTATGAGAAGAATATATGATGTAGACTGCAAGGCCTACTACTGCAAGCCATCCAAATTTAGTAGGACATCCCCTGGTGTACCATAGTCTATCTTCTTTATGACATTGATCTTGTGGTGTGACTGGAGATCAAACATGTCCCAGGTAAGAGCTGCACACAATAGGTCCAAGTGTTGCAAATCAATAATAAAGATTATAAcatttgtttggataaaaaaaaaaccctagttTCTAGAATTGATCTATATAAGTATACTATTCAAACCTCTGTCATTAGGCTGATCCTAGTTGGTACATTTTGGGTTTAGGTTTTGTAATATTGGTGACTAACTGATAATGAATAAATACGTTCAAGTAATAAGTTGCAGGGGAGAATAATTTCACGATCTAATTAGCTTATTCGCCAATATCATAAACAAATTCATATAATAACAGA
Protein-coding sequences here:
- the LOC100819042 gene encoding heparanase-like protein 1 gives rise to the protein MKRWDELNQFFYETGTNEVALCIHIFSIFGNLSKTIKIYGPCSSAWVGEAGEAYNSGGNHVSNRFLNSFWYLDQFGIASCYSTKVYCRQTLIGGNYGLLNTTTFAPNPDYYSAVLWHRLMGKKVLAVSSDVHIKDFYQ